A window of the Amycolatopsis solani genome harbors these coding sequences:
- a CDS encoding S1 family peptidase yields MTRRLLGALLTAATATVLLGTTPASAAAANFAGTVALSNCSGSVVKPAATPDTAPALVMSNGHCLETGFPAPGQVITNRSSSRTFTLLNASGGNTATLRAKKIVYGTMTDTDVSLYQLTTTYAQIKSSYGISPLELSNAHPTAGAAIDVVSGYWKRIYSCNVDGFVYRLKEGSWTWKDSIRYTSACQTIGGTSGSPIVSGGKVVGVNNTGNEDGARCTDNNPCEVDQAGNVTVHYKTNYGQETYGIPACLTPANEIALTQSGCTLPRP; encoded by the coding sequence ATGACCCGACGCCTCCTCGGCGCCCTGCTCACCGCCGCGACCGCCACAGTATTACTGGGGACCACTCCGGCGAGCGCGGCCGCGGCGAACTTCGCCGGCACGGTAGCCCTGTCCAACTGTTCGGGTTCGGTGGTCAAACCGGCGGCGACGCCGGACACCGCACCCGCGCTCGTCATGTCCAACGGCCACTGCCTCGAGACCGGCTTCCCCGCCCCCGGCCAGGTGATCACCAACCGGTCGTCCAGCCGGACGTTCACGCTGCTCAACGCCAGTGGCGGCAACACGGCGACGCTGCGCGCCAAGAAGATCGTCTACGGCACGATGACCGACACCGACGTGTCGCTCTACCAGCTCACCACCACCTACGCGCAGATCAAGTCGAGCTACGGGATCTCGCCGCTCGAGCTGTCGAACGCCCACCCGACGGCCGGCGCGGCGATCGACGTCGTCTCCGGCTACTGGAAGCGCATCTACTCCTGCAACGTCGACGGCTTCGTGTACCGGCTGAAGGAGGGCAGCTGGACCTGGAAGGACTCGATCCGCTACACCTCCGCCTGCCAGACCATCGGCGGCACGTCGGGCTCGCCGATCGTCTCCGGCGGCAAGGTCGTCGGCGTCAACAACACCGGCAACGAGGACGGCGCGCGCTGCACGGACAACAACCCGTGCGAGGTCGACCAGGCCGGCAACGTCACCGTGCACTACAAGACGAACTACGGCCAGGAAACCTACGGCATCCCCGCGTGCCTCACCCCGGCCAACGAAATCGCGCTCACCCAGTCCGGCTGCACGCTGCCCCGGCCCTGA
- the topA gene encoding type I DNA topoisomerase yields MSGEQDSVAGARTKKNGASADNGAGHRRLVIVESPTKARKIAPYLGGGYVVESSVGHIRDLPRGAADVPAQYKGEAWARLGVDVDNGFKALYVVTPDKKSKVTELKGLLKDVDELYLATDPDREGEAIAWHLLETLKPKVPVRRMVFHEVTEQAIRAAADSTRELDADLVDAQETRRILDRLYGYEVSPVLWKKVMPKLSAGRVQSVATRIVVERERERMRFTSASYWDVSATMDAGEEASPRNFSARLVAVDGARLATGRDFGSDGQLKASSNEIRVLVEADARRLAEGLKQRDFKVSSVEEKPYTRKPYAPFMTSTLQQEAGRKMRFTSERTMRIAQKLYENGYITYMRTDSTTLSESAISAARSQATQLYGKEYVSPSPRQYTRKVKNAQEAHEAIRPSGEVFRTPGQVASELDTDEYRLYEMIWQRTIASQMADAKGTTMSVRIVGNAASGEECTFAASGRTITFAGFLKAYVEAVDTETGGEADDKQSRLPVLEKDQALTASDLTPDGHTTSPPARYSEPSLVSKLEELGIGRPSTYASIIKTIQDRGYVWKKGSALVPSWVAFAVIGLMERHFERLVDYDFTAGMEDELDRIANGDEQRGQWLSKFYFGGDMGVDGSIGRLGGLKKLVEGSVEDIDAREINSIPLFSDADGHTVVVRVGRYGPYLEREVDGNSQRANLPEDLPPDELSQEIAEKLFATPQEGRSLGVDPVSGHEIVAKEGRFGPYVTELLPEVEIPEDATAAQKKAAKAKAPKPRTGSLFKSMDIETIGLEDALKLLSLPRVVGKDPESGDEITAQNGRYGPYLKKGTDSRSLSTEDQLFSITVEEALKIYSEPKQRGRSATAKPPLKELGEDPVSKKPMVVKDGRFGPYVTDGEYNATLRKGDEIESLTAERASELLAEKRAKGPAPKRKAPARKPASTTAKTVKAGTTKKATTAKRSTATKTK; encoded by the coding sequence ATGAGCGGAGAGCAGGACAGCGTGGCAGGAGCACGGACCAAGAAGAACGGAGCCTCGGCGGACAACGGCGCCGGGCACCGGCGGCTGGTCATCGTCGAGTCGCCGACGAAGGCCCGCAAGATCGCCCCCTACCTGGGCGGCGGTTATGTCGTCGAGTCCTCCGTCGGGCACATCCGCGACCTGCCGCGCGGCGCTGCCGACGTGCCCGCCCAGTACAAGGGCGAGGCCTGGGCGCGCCTCGGCGTCGACGTCGACAACGGCTTCAAGGCCCTCTACGTGGTCACCCCGGACAAGAAGTCCAAGGTCACCGAGCTCAAGGGCCTGCTCAAGGACGTCGACGAGCTCTACCTCGCCACGGACCCCGACCGCGAGGGCGAAGCCATCGCGTGGCACCTGCTCGAGACGCTCAAGCCGAAGGTCCCGGTCCGCCGGATGGTCTTCCACGAGGTCACCGAGCAGGCCATCCGCGCCGCCGCCGACTCGACGCGTGAGCTGGACGCCGACCTCGTCGACGCCCAGGAAACCCGCCGCATCCTCGACCGCCTCTACGGCTACGAGGTCTCGCCGGTGCTGTGGAAGAAGGTCATGCCGAAGCTTTCGGCGGGCCGCGTGCAGTCGGTGGCGACCCGGATCGTGGTCGAGCGCGAACGCGAGCGGATGCGCTTCACCTCGGCGTCCTACTGGGACGTCTCGGCCACGATGGACGCCGGGGAAGAGGCGTCGCCGCGCAACTTCTCGGCCCGCCTGGTGGCCGTGGACGGCGCTCGCCTCGCCACGGGCCGCGACTTCGGCTCGGACGGGCAGCTCAAGGCGTCGAGCAACGAGATCCGCGTGCTGGTGGAAGCCGACGCGCGCCGCCTCGCCGAGGGTCTCAAGCAGCGTGACTTCAAGGTCTCGAGCGTCGAGGAGAAGCCGTACACGCGGAAGCCGTACGCGCCCTTCATGACCTCGACGCTGCAGCAGGAGGCGGGCCGCAAGATGCGGTTCACCTCGGAGCGCACCATGCGGATCGCGCAGAAGCTGTACGAGAACGGTTACATCACTTATATGCGTACCGACTCGACGACTCTTTCGGAGTCGGCGATCTCGGCGGCGCGCAGCCAGGCCACGCAGCTGTACGGCAAGGAGTACGTCTCGCCGTCGCCGCGCCAGTACACGCGCAAGGTCAAGAACGCGCAGGAGGCGCACGAGGCGATCCGGCCGTCGGGCGAGGTCTTCCGCACGCCGGGCCAGGTCGCGAGCGAGCTGGACACCGACGAGTACCGCCTCTACGAGATGATCTGGCAGCGCACGATCGCTTCGCAGATGGCGGACGCCAAGGGCACCACGATGTCCGTGCGCATCGTCGGCAACGCGGCCTCGGGCGAGGAGTGCACCTTCGCGGCTTCGGGCCGCACGATCACCTTCGCGGGCTTCCTCAAGGCGTACGTCGAGGCCGTCGACACCGAGACCGGTGGCGAAGCCGACGACAAGCAGAGCCGCCTGCCGGTGCTGGAGAAGGACCAGGCGCTCACCGCTTCGGACCTGACCCCGGACGGCCACACCACGTCGCCGCCGGCGCGGTACTCGGAGCCGAGCCTGGTCAGCAAGCTGGAAGAGCTGGGCATCGGCCGCCCCTCGACGTACGCGTCGATCATCAAGACCATCCAGGACCGCGGCTACGTCTGGAAGAAGGGCTCCGCGCTCGTCCCGTCGTGGGTCGCGTTCGCCGTGATCGGCCTGATGGAACGGCACTTCGAGCGGCTGGTCGACTACGACTTCACCGCCGGCATGGAGGACGAGCTCGACCGCATCGCCAACGGCGACGAGCAGCGCGGCCAGTGGCTGTCGAAGTTCTACTTCGGCGGCGACATGGGCGTCGACGGCTCGATCGGACGGCTGGGCGGGCTGAAGAAGCTGGTCGAAGGCAGCGTCGAGGACATCGACGCGCGGGAGATCAACTCGATCCCGCTGTTCAGCGACGCCGACGGGCACACCGTCGTGGTCCGCGTCGGCCGCTACGGGCCGTACCTGGAGCGCGAGGTCGACGGGAACTCGCAGCGCGCGAACCTGCCCGAGGACCTGCCGCCGGACGAGCTCTCGCAGGAGATCGCGGAGAAGCTGTTCGCGACGCCGCAGGAAGGGCGCTCGCTGGGCGTCGACCCGGTGAGCGGGCACGAGATCGTCGCCAAGGAAGGCCGCTTCGGGCCGTACGTCACCGAGCTGCTGCCGGAAGTGGAGATCCCCGAGGACGCCACGGCCGCGCAGAAGAAGGCCGCGAAGGCGAAGGCGCCCAAGCCGCGCACGGGCTCGCTGTTCAAGTCGATGGACATCGAGACCATCGGCCTGGAAGACGCGCTGAAGCTGCTCTCGCTGCCGCGCGTGGTCGGCAAGGACCCGGAGTCCGGCGACGAGATCACGGCGCAGAACGGGCGCTACGGGCCGTACCTGAAGAAGGGCACGGACTCGCGCTCGCTCTCGACCGAGGACCAGCTGTTCTCGATCACCGTCGAGGAAGCGCTGAAGATCTACTCGGAGCCGAAGCAGCGCGGCCGGTCGGCGACCGCGAAGCCGCCGCTCAAGGAGCTCGGCGAGGACCCGGTGTCGAAGAAGCCGATGGTGGTCAAGGACGGCCGGTTCGGCCCGTACGTGACCGACGGTGAGTACAACGCGACCCTGCGCAAGGGCGACGAGATCGAGTCGCTGACCGCGGAACGCGCGTCCGAGCTGCTGGCCGAGAAGCGGGCGAAGGGGCCGGCGCCGAAGCGGAAGGCGCCGGCGCGGAAGCCGGCCTCGACGACGGCGAAGACGGTCAAGGCGGGCACGACCAAGAAGGCCACCACGGCCAAGCGGTCCACCGCGACGAAGACGAAGTAG
- a CDS encoding ESX secretion-associated protein EspG: protein MNNSVAVFDVIDEVIAPLSAEVPERPSVMEFYDPEFEIPPVLADTGPLPGRRPSPPLSLADEVEQYTRFVAGMAAIGLAPGGEVTAEAVGLYRALRGGFIRGVVTGVFPARDEPWEVRFFGDEDYTTVLHKLGNRARLRSGFLSELPGWVFDGLPDRPPGPGRHVRIETDERGLIPGGCERAVELIRECAARPRLGTVLVDLAVRDAILAEYPHGAFGLVDNDLGRYQFSAAVDRTGRWTVTWGPASRSTAEQWIVEAVQSHA, encoded by the coding sequence GTGAACAACTCAGTCGCCGTCTTCGACGTCATCGACGAGGTCATCGCCCCGCTGTCGGCCGAGGTGCCGGAGCGGCCCTCGGTGATGGAGTTCTACGACCCCGAGTTCGAGATCCCGCCCGTGCTGGCGGACACCGGACCGCTCCCGGGTCGTCGTCCTTCACCGCCGTTGAGCCTGGCCGACGAAGTGGAGCAGTACACCCGGTTCGTCGCCGGGATGGCCGCGATCGGCCTCGCCCCCGGTGGCGAGGTCACGGCCGAGGCGGTCGGGCTGTACCGGGCGCTGCGCGGTGGCTTCATCCGCGGCGTGGTCACCGGGGTCTTCCCGGCCCGTGACGAGCCGTGGGAGGTCCGGTTCTTCGGCGACGAGGACTACACCACGGTGCTGCACAAACTGGGCAACCGCGCGCGGCTGCGGTCGGGCTTCCTCAGCGAGCTGCCGGGCTGGGTGTTCGACGGCCTGCCGGACCGGCCGCCGGGCCCGGGCCGGCACGTGCGGATCGAGACGGACGAGCGCGGCCTGATCCCGGGCGGCTGCGAGCGGGCGGTCGAGCTGATCCGCGAGTGCGCGGCCCGTCCGCGGCTGGGCACGGTGCTGGTGGACCTCGCGGTCCGCGACGCGATCCTGGCGGAGTACCCGCACGGAGCGTTCGGGCTGGTCGACAACGACCTCGGCCGCTACCAGTTCAGCGCGGCGGTGGACCGCACCGGCCGTTGGACGGTCACGTGGGGTCCGGCCTCGAGGAGCACCGCCGAGCAGTGGATCGTCGAGGCGGTGCAGAGCCATGCCTGA
- a CDS encoding bifunctional MFS transporter/dTMP kinase, translating to MRSVPGAGPGASSGAEASTINRVRRVLAIKPFRRLWGVTYLCSVADWLNILALTGLATKLTDNYFAQNFAFVGVVLTGLAPGLLFAPIGGLLADRFDRRKVMVVADLLRCGFLLSIAIVSAPWWLLAGNFLVGCASSMWIPSKEAAVPNLLRRPDQVETANQLGMVMTYGLAVITAAGANAAITGVNTTFHLFPGDPSLNIAKLVVIITGLLYLASAILIATRIPELSLRNVHALPEQKVKQADEEKFGIGQMIADGFRFIRSTPLVRGLLVGAFGAFAAGGAVIGSAKPYSSSLLAGDSAFNLLVLAVFLGLATGMAFAPKLARRLAHDRLFGISIIAAALSLLVVALSPHLAVALIAVCSVGIWAGTAFLTGVTIIGSRVEDAIRGRINAIYQLMMKLVLFGTTVTVPVLVGLVQRHTITVWGSPLTIDGTRPVMLGGAAIALIAGVFAYRQMDDKRTEPILSDLRNALRRTPRRVNGFLIAVEGTTAINTAIQAVNLADWMRGGTRPVVVAADPALDDQRLTALVSGASLTGARAQALAAAAVRADIVERHVQPALDAGSVVVMERFVDSPLAHLSAVAGLDSDELEGLADWATGRLRPDLTVLLDSAPNGAPRDKSTAMNDQWRVQHLLTEMAAADPDRYVVIDADGTDAEVAERIRTALRAVFVGRLAALAPTTEKPVTLPLDIDETLPVETLPVETPEEPRVEVK from the coding sequence GTGCGATCGGTGCCCGGGGCCGGCCCGGGTGCGTCGTCGGGTGCCGAGGCGTCCACGATCAACCGGGTCCGGCGGGTGCTGGCGATCAAACCGTTCCGGCGGCTCTGGGGCGTCACGTACCTGTGCAGCGTGGCCGACTGGCTGAACATCCTCGCCCTGACCGGCCTGGCCACGAAGCTGACGGACAACTACTTCGCCCAGAACTTCGCGTTCGTCGGCGTGGTGCTGACCGGCTTGGCGCCGGGACTGCTGTTCGCCCCGATCGGCGGGTTGCTGGCGGACCGGTTCGACCGCCGCAAGGTGATGGTGGTCGCCGACCTGCTGCGGTGTGGCTTCCTGCTGTCCATCGCGATCGTCAGCGCGCCCTGGTGGCTGCTCGCCGGCAACTTCCTCGTGGGCTGCGCGTCGAGCATGTGGATCCCCTCGAAAGAGGCGGCGGTCCCCAACCTGCTCCGCCGGCCCGACCAGGTCGAGACGGCCAACCAGCTCGGCATGGTGATGACCTACGGCCTCGCCGTCATCACCGCGGCCGGCGCCAACGCCGCCATCACCGGCGTCAACACGACCTTCCACCTGTTCCCCGGCGACCCGAGCCTCAACATCGCGAAGCTCGTCGTCATCATCACCGGCCTGCTGTACCTGGCCAGCGCGATCCTCATCGCCACCCGGATCCCCGAGCTTTCGCTGCGCAACGTCCACGCGCTGCCGGAGCAGAAGGTCAAGCAGGCCGACGAGGAGAAGTTCGGCATCGGCCAGATGATCGCCGACGGCTTCCGGTTCATCCGCAGCACGCCGCTCGTGCGCGGCCTGCTGGTCGGGGCCTTCGGCGCGTTCGCCGCCGGCGGGGCCGTGATCGGCTCGGCCAAGCCGTACTCCTCGAGCCTGCTGGCCGGCGACTCGGCGTTCAACCTGCTGGTGCTGGCCGTCTTCCTCGGCCTCGCCACCGGCATGGCCTTCGCGCCGAAGCTCGCCCGGCGCCTGGCGCACGACCGGCTGTTCGGCATCTCCATCATCGCCGCCGCGCTCTCGTTGCTGGTGGTGGCGCTGTCGCCGCACCTGGCGGTCGCGCTGATCGCCGTCTGCTCCGTCGGCATCTGGGCCGGGACGGCGTTCCTCACCGGTGTCACGATCATCGGCTCGCGCGTCGAGGACGCCATCCGCGGCCGGATCAACGCTATCTACCAGCTGATGATGAAGCTGGTGCTGTTCGGCACCACGGTCACCGTGCCGGTGCTGGTGGGTCTGGTGCAGCGGCACACGATCACCGTCTGGGGTAGCCCGCTCACCATCGACGGCACCCGGCCGGTCATGCTCGGCGGCGCCGCGATCGCGCTGATCGCCGGCGTCTTCGCCTACCGGCAGATGGACGACAAGCGCACCGAGCCGATCCTGTCCGACCTGCGCAACGCGCTGCGCCGCACCCCGCGCCGCGTCAACGGCTTCCTCATCGCCGTCGAGGGCACCACCGCGATCAACACCGCGATCCAGGCCGTCAACCTGGCCGACTGGATGCGCGGCGGCACCCGCCCGGTCGTGGTCGCCGCCGACCCCGCGCTCGACGACCAGCGGCTCACCGCGCTGGTCTCCGGCGCCTCGCTGACCGGGGCGCGGGCCCAGGCGCTGGCCGCCGCCGCGGTGCGGGCCGACATCGTCGAACGGCACGTCCAGCCGGCGCTGGACGCCGGTTCGGTGGTCGTCATGGAGCGGTTCGTCGACTCGCCGCTCGCGCACCTGTCCGCCGTCGCCGGCCTGGACAGCGACGAGCTCGAAGGCCTCGCGGACTGGGCGACCGGGCGGCTGCGCCCGGACCTGACCGTGCTGCTCGACTCCGCCCCGAACGGGGCACCGCGCGACAAGTCGACCGCGATGAACGACCAGTGGCGCGTCCAGCACCTGCTCACCGAGATGGCCGCGGCCGACCCGGACCGGTACGTCGTGATCGACGCCGACGGCACCGACGCCGAGGTCGCCGAGCGCATCCGCACCGCGCTGCGCGCCGTGTTCGTCGGCCGCCTGGCCGCGCTCGCGCCGACGACGGAGAAGCCGGTGACGCTCCCGCTGGACATCGACGAAACCCTGCCCGTAGAAACGCTGCCCGTCGAAACCCCGGAAGAGCCTCGCGTGGAGGTGAAGTGA
- a CDS encoding DNA polymerase III subunit delta' has translation MTTTERIGVWNQVVGQEAAVETLAAAASAAAKIVAGEPAPPGAMTHAWLLTGPPGSGRSVAARTFAAALQCSTGTGCDACPGCHTTMAGTHADVRLVVPEGLSISVAEMRALVQAAARRPTTGNWQVVVIEDADRLTEGASNALLKAVEEPPDRTVFLLCAPSDHPEDVSVTIRSRCRLVSLRTPPPEAIADVLVRRDHVDPERAQWAASVCGGHVGRARRLATDEAARQRRATVLRIPLGLRRPSDVFTSADQLISAAEADAGEASKGRDENERNELRTAMGGDGIGKGVAGAKRAAEAAVKQLEKKQKSRATRTQRDTLDLALVDLAGFYRDVLVTTTRSGATLNHPDHADQIHEAASSWTPESTLRRLEAVLECREAIDLNVKPRIAVEAMVTTLRQG, from the coding sequence GTGACGACGACCGAGCGCATCGGCGTCTGGAACCAGGTGGTCGGCCAGGAAGCCGCGGTCGAGACGCTGGCGGCCGCCGCGTCGGCCGCCGCGAAGATCGTCGCCGGCGAACCCGCCCCGCCCGGGGCGATGACGCACGCCTGGCTGCTCACCGGCCCGCCGGGATCCGGCCGCTCGGTGGCCGCGCGGACGTTCGCCGCGGCCCTGCAGTGCAGCACCGGCACCGGTTGCGACGCCTGTCCCGGCTGCCACACGACGATGGCGGGCACGCACGCCGACGTCCGGCTGGTGGTGCCGGAAGGCCTGTCGATCTCGGTCGCCGAGATGCGGGCGCTGGTGCAGGCCGCCGCGCGCCGCCCGACCACCGGCAACTGGCAGGTCGTCGTCATCGAGGACGCCGACCGGCTCACCGAAGGCGCGTCGAACGCCCTGCTGAAGGCCGTCGAGGAGCCGCCGGACCGCACGGTCTTCCTGCTCTGCGCGCCGTCCGACCACCCCGAGGACGTCTCGGTGACGATCCGCTCGCGCTGCCGCCTGGTGTCGCTGCGGACGCCGCCGCCGGAGGCGATCGCCGACGTCCTGGTGCGCCGCGACCACGTCGACCCGGAGCGGGCGCAGTGGGCGGCTTCGGTCTGCGGCGGGCACGTCGGCCGCGCGCGCCGGCTGGCCACCGACGAGGCCGCGCGGCAGCGCCGAGCCACCGTGCTGCGGATCCCGCTGGGCCTTCGCCGGCCCAGCGACGTCTTCACCAGCGCCGACCAGCTGATCAGCGCGGCCGAGGCGGACGCGGGCGAGGCCAGCAAGGGCCGCGACGAGAACGAGCGCAACGAACTGCGCACGGCGATGGGCGGCGACGGCATCGGCAAGGGCGTCGCCGGCGCCAAGCGGGCCGCGGAAGCGGCCGTCAAGCAGCTCGAGAAGAAGCAGAAGTCCCGCGCCACCCGGACCCAGCGCGACACGCTCGACCTGGCGCTGGTCGACCTCGCCGGCTTCTACCGCGACGTCCTGGTGACGACGACCCGCTCGGGCGCGACGCTCAACCACCCGGACCACGCCGACCAGATCCACGAAGCGGCTTCGTCGTGGACGCCGGAATCGACGCTCCGCCGGCTCGAAGCGGTGCTGGAGTGCCGTGAGGCGATCGACCTGAACGTCAAGCCGCGCATCGCCGTCGAGGCGATGGTCACGACGCTTCGCCAGGGCTGA
- a CDS encoding type I restriction-modification system subunit M/S, producing MSDLSLTDIANGAEVRLSAVSNWRARYPDFPQPRVVSGQECFDQDEVASWLRKRKIPKNRLKPDELPGATYGDRLRANVGLPGEVASALAPTSARPAPPSWSALLWSALSHLRGGNDTASALEYLLGLVYVRTCRADLWPRISAAASWPAAQAALAKVSLPTAGGQAIPVFRMFEQASDPALLSAARQIDEIDFGDAVGPESTGARIADAILAELERRMGRGGGQFTPPDVARVLVEVLEPGLSDQVYDPFCGSGELLTAVVASISRSAAASDGWRVHGQASQTWSLLTSKMNLALHGVPAEIAGPMSALEKDLFPDRRFDRILANPPFNAHLDSPAPREWRFGEPPAHNANFAWLQHVVDKLAPTGRAAVIMPTGASSQQGREQAIRRMMVESGVVECVIALPPQLFKFTGIPAMVWVLRGIGDRPGPQQVLFIDARPLGELVGRAERRLSEDDITKIRDEYRRWRDRRTFDEFRGVPGFSRAADLEVIDGNDFSLVPGRYVGEAPGHVDAGVVTRELDASWEAIRELDERAWDVRARLESALEALVAGWRLERAGQTVALGTVCDVLAGPGAVPREGREPWWTPLVLPRNIRDNRITTRELEVVPPPTAARMDRYRLKAGDVVSARTGTLGRFGLVTEEQTDWLLGPGCVGFRPNDQVNPEFLTYYLSSPAVVRWLTEHATGTAIKHVNAGTLRAMPLRLPPLPVQRAIVETLEPFRAAAALHGEISSTAERLQALVLPMLMAPEGD from the coding sequence ATGAGTGATCTGTCGTTGACAGACATCGCGAACGGTGCCGAAGTCCGGCTGAGCGCGGTCAGCAACTGGCGAGCCCGATACCCTGACTTCCCGCAGCCGCGTGTGGTGTCCGGGCAGGAGTGTTTCGACCAGGACGAAGTCGCGAGCTGGCTACGGAAGCGGAAGATCCCGAAGAACCGGCTGAAGCCGGACGAACTGCCGGGGGCCACCTACGGGGATCGCCTCCGAGCCAATGTCGGCCTGCCCGGAGAGGTGGCTTCCGCGCTCGCGCCGACGTCAGCCAGGCCCGCACCGCCGTCTTGGTCGGCGCTGCTGTGGTCGGCCTTGAGCCACCTGCGGGGCGGGAACGATACTGCGTCCGCTCTCGAGTACCTGCTCGGACTCGTGTACGTCAGGACATGCCGGGCCGACTTATGGCCGCGGATCTCCGCGGCCGCCAGTTGGCCCGCGGCGCAGGCGGCGCTGGCCAAAGTTTCGCTCCCCACCGCGGGCGGCCAGGCGATACCGGTTTTCCGGATGTTCGAGCAGGCTTCCGACCCAGCCCTGTTGAGCGCGGCCCGGCAGATCGACGAGATCGATTTCGGCGACGCCGTCGGTCCGGAGTCGACCGGTGCGCGGATCGCTGACGCGATTCTGGCGGAGCTCGAACGACGCATGGGACGCGGTGGCGGGCAGTTCACCCCGCCGGATGTGGCGAGGGTGCTGGTCGAAGTGCTCGAACCCGGACTGTCCGATCAGGTGTATGACCCCTTCTGCGGCTCCGGCGAGCTGTTGACTGCTGTGGTTGCAAGCATCAGCCGTAGCGCGGCTGCGTCCGACGGCTGGCGCGTGCACGGACAGGCATCGCAGACGTGGTCGTTGCTCACCAGCAAGATGAATCTCGCGCTGCACGGTGTCCCGGCCGAGATCGCCGGTCCGATGAGCGCGTTGGAGAAGGATCTGTTCCCCGACCGCCGCTTCGACCGCATCTTGGCGAACCCGCCGTTCAACGCGCACCTGGATTCGCCCGCGCCCCGGGAGTGGCGGTTCGGTGAGCCTCCTGCGCACAACGCCAACTTCGCCTGGCTGCAACACGTGGTGGACAAGCTGGCGCCGACGGGGAGGGCCGCGGTGATCATGCCGACGGGTGCGTCCTCCCAGCAGGGCCGGGAGCAGGCAATACGCAGGATGATGGTCGAGAGTGGGGTGGTCGAGTGCGTCATCGCATTGCCACCCCAGCTGTTCAAGTTCACCGGGATTCCCGCCATGGTGTGGGTGCTTCGAGGCATTGGTGACAGGCCAGGCCCGCAGCAGGTGCTGTTCATCGATGCGCGGCCACTCGGCGAGCTCGTCGGGCGCGCCGAGCGACGGCTAAGCGAGGACGACATCACCAAGATCCGCGATGAATATCGGCGCTGGCGTGACCGCCGCACATTCGACGAGTTCAGGGGGGTGCCCGGTTTTTCGCGAGCCGCCGACCTCGAGGTGATCGACGGCAACGATTTCAGCCTCGTCCCTGGTCGCTACGTCGGGGAAGCACCCGGCCACGTCGACGCCGGCGTCGTCACCCGGGAACTCGACGCTTCGTGGGAGGCCATCCGCGAACTCGATGAGCGCGCCTGGGACGTCCGGGCCAGGCTCGAGTCAGCGTTGGAGGCACTCGTCGCGGGCTGGCGTCTTGAGCGCGCCGGACAGACTGTCGCACTCGGAACAGTGTGCGACGTGCTCGCGGGGCCGGGCGCGGTGCCGAGGGAGGGTCGGGAACCGTGGTGGACGCCCTTGGTGCTGCCTCGCAACATCAGGGACAACCGGATCACGACCCGGGAGCTGGAGGTCGTCCCCCCTCCGACGGCCGCCCGCATGGACAGGTACCGGTTGAAGGCGGGGGACGTGGTCAGCGCGCGTACCGGCACACTCGGCCGGTTCGGGCTGGTGACCGAAGAGCAGACAGATTGGCTGCTCGGACCCGGGTGCGTCGGGTTCCGTCCGAATGACCAGGTGAACCCGGAGTTCCTGACTTACTACCTGAGCAGTCCCGCGGTCGTTCGATGGCTCACAGAGCACGCCACCGGCACCGCCATCAAACACGTCAACGCCGGGACTCTGCGAGCCATGCCGCTCCGGCTCCCACCCTTGCCGGTGCAGCGCGCGATCGTCGAGACCTTGGAACCTTTCCGGGCCGCGGCCGCACTGCACGGGGAGATCAGCTCGACCGCGGAGCGGCTCCAGGCTCTTGTTCTGCCCATGCTGATGGCGCCTGAGGGCGACTGA